A window of Plasmodium malariae genome assembly, chromosome: 12 genomic DNA:
TGAATTTCGTCATTGTGTcacttcattattttatcattttattattattttatttatatatattttttttttttaaactatataaatatatatgtattatgtatacatatgtatttatgcgtatatatatatatatatatatatatatatatatatatatatataaatatatacatgtataaatgtaactttcatattttatattatttctttatttaacgCGTACTGTATTACAGTGGCAACTGTGCGTTAttcaatataaaatttttactccaagcaaaattttacaaatattgataaaaaaaaattttcactttttaaattacaattGTCCATTagttttttcataaatatacgtTTGTGTACTTGTATATGTTTGggaatatgtgtatatatatatatatatatataattcaagaaaatatttttgaaattttttcttttatgttgTACGAGTTAACACGCTTAGTACCATATCTTCACgaataaattatgttaacatataaataatataataactgCTTTTCCTTTTAGCAATATTCTTAAACAACTTAAAATTGTGTTACATTTATTGTAGTTATACTTTCTAATGTTTCTAGCAAACTGTAGAGCACATGAGATGTTGCACGacgttaatttttatttttcacgaataaataatatatatatatatatatatacatacgtacatacatatataccttttttcttttttttttagttgtAATTACCTATGTTTTTGTTTGTAAtgaataagaaaaaacaaaacgtACATCgcacattattatttaatttgtaaaaaaacaTTTGTATACATCCATTTTATTATCCGAAGGGATAATAAAGCATGGTATTTTAGTTGAATTATGGTAAAGACAGCACAAATATGAGgttacatttattttgtttcgcttatggaaaaattttacaaCACATTTTTACACTTGTAATATATAGATAACCCTTCTCtgctatatttataattccaaaaaaaatttttatttaaatgctaaatttttaataaacccTTAAAAGTTTCAATGTTTACcatttaaagaaaaacatatgtTCCCTCGGTTAAGTTTTATAAAGCACagtaattttcatattaaaaaaaaaaaaagacgcGATTATGTGTACAACTGATGACAGTtgtataaattcatattGTAGCTGCATAGTCATTATGAGAACTTCTGCACTTTAGAAATTTGCTCAAATagtcaaaaaaataaaacaaaagataTTCCATAAAATTCGATAGAAATATCTGGAATGGTGGAGTTTCTTGTAAagaattttctttatttttgtatggtaatataaataattttactcattcttttattttcgcttttttatgaatctctcataaaaaaaaaaaaaaaaaagacctaggaaaaaatttgatatgaacatatttttcttacatggacagaaaataaaattctccactttaagaaaaaaaaagtatataaataaataaaaaatcgtTTTCAGTctgtttataatttaaacagAAACAAGTTATACAATACAAACTTgcgtaatatattttgattaaacgctttatatgttattaaggacgtgtaaaattattaaagtgTATGGTGaaatttcttaatatatatttacaatacTATGAATTACAgcaccaaaaaaaaaaaaaaaaaaaaaagtatatataaatatatatatatataaatacttttataaaGGAATATGTGcaattgtatatttatagacGACAcaagataagaaaaaataataacagttCTCAGTTAACTAATGaagaatatttctttttttaaagaaggGGAATTaggtaaaatatttaatccCCCAATAGTTGCTGCAAGCTCATAAATAGGCAATAATATAAGCACATAAACAAGCATACCGGTAAAAGTGCAAACAAGCAAACGAAAAAAGAGCAAATTTGCAAAATTGTAAAAGAGTAATAACCAAGCagaataaaatgtaaatatgcaagaagcaaaaaatgaatatatgtaagcAGCAAAAAGTGAATATATGTAAGCAGCAAAAAGTGAATATATGCAAACGCTTAAACTGGTAAACATATACAAGAATAAATACCAAAACATAAACAAATGCACAGTTTTAACCGTCTTCAAaagttttacttttttttatgccttgatttttttttcctttattttattttttttttttttgcgtcTTTTCAATTTTAACCCTAGTTCAAATATAAATGGAATGTGTTTTTcgaataacaaaatatgtgAAACATGGGCTTGGTTAAAACCTTACAAGTGCTTCTTCTCCGTATACGCAAAAATACCaatcaaaaagaaaataaactCCTTTAtgttatacttaaaaaaattatgcaatatatatatatatatatacgcataagtacactttttttctcttattgTAATGCTAAAATGTAATGTATGCGTAGGTGTGTAttccccatttttttttttttttttccttttttccttgtTTACCTTTCCATATGTGCAATGTTGCAATATACAAAAGTgaacttttaaaattatataaattggaTAACTAAGCATCTTcagtataattatataacggcaaaacattttatatatgtacactttTTGTTGTATACAAAATAgacaaagtaaaaaataaaaacaaataagcaCTATTAGTGCAAACAACATATAGGCTAATCACTCGAGGAGAACTTTGGCAAATATGGAAACATCAACGGAaaggaaattaaaaacaCACAGTGATGATAGCGAGCATTTTGAGCAAAGTGATAATAGTAAGCAACATGAACAAGACAATCTATCAGTAAAACGAGAAGAATATGAATCTGAACAGCCTGAACAGCATGAACAACCTGAGCAACATGAACAACATGAACGGAACCTAAAATCGGAATACGCAAAAAACGGCTTCGAAAACAACGTGGAAAAAGAGATTCATGCTTCTTTCGGAAATACAACGACTAATGAGAATGAAGAACGAAATAAAGGCATTACCAGGAttgtaaatgaaaaacaaaaagaagaTAATATACCGTTAAATTCATTagagaatgaaaaaaatagtaaaattattatttcaagTACATGTGACGATTATCTAGCAGATAAGAAGCTATTGTACAATGTAAAgttaaaaagcaaaaaaattgAGCAAAAAAGTGGAAGTAAATTATTTGAAGTGGAAAATATATCAgactatataaaaaaagaagatattcATATGAACAGAAGTAGAAAATTAACAAAGGAAAACTTAAAACTAAACATGagagattttttttttacctcaCAAGAAAAAGATGTTTATGAATATGTTCCAGATACATCTAGTTATACATTATGTCATAATGATCCAAATGAATTATACAAAGATGTAGTTACGATGAATAAGCATTTTTTAGATGaaataaatgttaatatatattcctctCCTTTAGATACGTACCTATCAAGTATGTTAACAACAGCAGATAATTCTAaagttaaacaaaataaaaattcgtTGGAATATGGGTCcgaaataatgaataataaatatggaaTAACAGACGAAAATAAAAGCCTCATTTTAGACGAAACATGCACTAATAAAGCTATATATTCTTacgaattttataaaaataaaatttttaagcaCTACAATAATAACGGTATTGTTGTAGATGTTGATCCTTCGAAATTAAGGTATAACAATTCGAGTAAGTATGAGTATAACCAGAACATGCATAGCTATTTAGACGATCCTTTATCTTATTTACAAAAGTTAAAATGTGAAGTGGaggatattatattatatattaacgaCATAACAAGAATGCGAAAAGAACAAACAAACCccataaacataaataataaactaGATGACGAAGAGCTAGCagaacatgaaaaaatacttaaacaaattttacataataggGAAGCACCCGAAATACTAATGGAACtgttttctttaaaaaacgATATAAGCAATATGTTAAATGATGATACGCTTAAAAAACTATTTAAAACGGAAAAAGACGAAAGAGTATCTATGGAAAAATATGCCACTACCTATGATTATTGTAAAGACGCTAGGATTCTTTTCGAAACATTGAAGCGTTGGCaggataataatttaaattggGATGATGAAGATAAGCGGAATAATGAAGATACAAAAAAAGGGGATAATCTTAGGGTTTCCAATTCCGAAcaatttgatatatatactctTACAAATGCGCAGGAAAAAGATGTTCAGGTAACGGATTTATTAATGctagaaagaaaaatttcaaatattGAAAAGGTTTTAGGTATTGATAAAATATCTATGCTTCCATATGATGATCTTAACCATGCTATTTtagatttatataataaactaaGTTTGTTAGattcaaataaattagagagcgtaaaaaaaaagatgcaAAATCTTCAGTCCGAATTTCTAAacctaaaaaaatttaaaaaagatctCCTGAACATATCAAAAGAACGAGGAAATTATGAAGAATCAATTGATGAACTTTTTAAGATCTTagatatatggaaaaaaaccCATCACATAATTCCTAATATTTTAACCAGACTTCAtcaattgaaaaaaatacatgatAACGCACAATCGTTCTCCTCAAGGATAGAAGGTATGATGAACAATTGCACAAGTGTGGGCATATGTGTGTAATACGCGTACACATAAATCTATGCATGCGCTGAGCATACACGTAAATCTACCCGTGCAACACTCATagatgcttttttttttttttttctttttccttcgTCCTTCCATATTCCCAGATTTAGAAAAGCAACAAGCGAAGCTAGACGAGACACTGAATTTGGcagagaaaaatattaaattactgAACTGTAAAATTGATGAAAATGTTAATTTGCTTCAAgacacattaaaaaaaatacaatcaGAAGTTTCCCcttcaaataataattaagttTCTGAATATTaattgttcataaaattttcatcctttccattttgttcataataattaacgaaacaaaaaaaaaaaagagggaaaaaaaaaattctttcttttttcttgcgcatatactataatttttctaatcAGTTTTTCTTCCTAATTTGGTTTAGGCTTTGTTATTAACTTCTCATTTATATGTAgtttgcaaaaataaaaacagaaaaaaaaaaaaaaattttagaactttatttctcttataaataaataaatatatatatacctacgTCTGTATATTTATCTCATTTTGTTATCTCTCATTTCCATTATTCTATTTTGTACTTAATTAAATGTGTAATTAATAGCGAGAAAACATAAATGGACAAACATACAGCTGCGAGCAAACAATATGGacgtttattttatttcttttttgtggtaatttaaatttacagATTTAGTTTTGTTTCGCGCTCTTTTTCGTAATtccttaatttattatttccttaATTCCTACGTTCCATTATTTTCcaattctttttctttttcttttagtaTCCCCTTCTATAATTTCATCATtaagtttaaaaatataagggATTGTGCggttttaaaattatgaataattaaacgatcatttttttcttgctacattttaatatttgtgTATCCCCATactcatttattcattcatttatgtattttatataaacaggATAAAGCCAAACAGTAAAACACTTCACATTATTATCAGAACAAAGataatcatttatatatgcacattcatgttgatgatatatatatattattttttcttttttttttttttttaataataaattaatttcattatataatattttttaaattttgaagtgctttttcaaaattaaatttttcttaaaaaaaaaaaaaaagcggttaactttttttttttttttataatattttatttttcatttaatatattattatcccCTTTTAATGTGTTTTATTAAACCAATAGAAACTTTTTGCACTTGAACTAGATGAAAATATGTAACACATACAAGAGTTTTAATTGGGCGAAGGGAAATTGTTTTACATTTCTAcacgtatacacatatgtatacatatacatatacgcgTATGTCTGTATATGttcaaatatgtatgtattgaTTGTGCTTATTGATTCTTGTACCTTTTTAAGATGCGACGAAAcgtaaaatgttttatacgTTGTTAAGTTAATcctatttatatgttaatatataatagacAGTAATTCACACAAAATAATTAGTACGTGTATAACgagataaaacaaaaaaaacaaaaaaataaaataaataaaataaattaaaataaataaaataaataaaataaaataaataaaataaaataaataaaataaaataaataataaatttcaaaGCAGAAGTAAATTAAGGCAAAAACTATACAAAACGGACAAAACgcaaaatattatacatgaaatgtaagtataatataacgcggaaaatacaaatatacaaaaaaaaggaaaagaaaaattcatGCAATGGAGGACGTACTagataataacaaaataaaagagtcTCTTCAACAACAAATAAATCAGATAGTTGAGGACAATGAAAAGCAGTACAATGAATTAATATCATACATTGAAAACGAAAAAAGTAAGATTCAATGATCATACAGTGAATATGCCGAAATACAAGGAATGCACTTGAACttcctttttaattacaGTGTACGAAAATatagcttttttttaatttacttttttcttttttttcaaagagCAAATAGAAATtctgaaaaataaaacaaaggaaaaaaaaatatcaattaaTAGGATAACTCACGGTATTCTTGAAATTAGCTGACCAAAATGAAAACTTCATATGAGTATGTATATTAacaattcattttatttttatttttttttttttataattttttttttatctaaaagAAAggtttattaatatatatacatatataagtatgtttttcttttttttttaatatatattatgcttattatttttttaagagaTCGAAGCCAATACCGTTTTGGTAACTGAGCTGAAGGAGAGTGTCATGGTAAGAAGTCTACATAATTATGTC
This region includes:
- the PmUG01_12018900 gene encoding dynactin subunit 2, putative, producing the protein METSTERKLKTHSDDSEHFEQSDNSKQHEQDNLSVKREEYESEQPEQHEQPEQHEQHERNLKSEYAKNGFENNVEKEIHASFGNTTTNENEERNKGITRIVNEKQKEDNIPLNSLENEKNSKIIISSTCDDYLADKKLLYNVKLKSKKIEQKSGSKLFEVENISDYIKKEDIHMNRSRKLTKENLKLNMRDFFFTSQEKDVYEYVPDTSSYTLCHNDPNELYKDVVTMNKHFLDEINVNIYSSPLDTYLSSMLTTADNSKVKQNKNSLEYGSEIMNNKYGITDENKSLILDETCTNKAIYSYEFYKNKIFKHYNNNGIVVDVDPSKLRYNNSSKYEYNQNMHSYLDDPLSYLQKLKCEVEDIILYINDITRMRKEQTNPININNKLDDEELAEHEKILKQILHNREAPEILMELFSLKNDISNMLNDDTLKKLFKTEKDERVSMEKYATTYDYCKDARILFETLKRWQDNNLNWDDEDKRNNEDTKKGDNLRVSNSEQFDIYTLTNAQEKDVQVTDLLMLERKISNIEKVLGIDKISMLPYDDLNHAILDLYNKLSLLDSNKLESVKKKMQNLQSEFLNLKKFKKDLLNISKERGNYEESIDELFKILDIWKKTHHIIPNILTRLHQLKKIHDNAQSFSSRIEEKQQAKLDETLNLAEKNIKLLNCKIDENVNLLQDTLKKIQSEVSPSNNN